In Deltaproteobacteria bacterium, one DNA window encodes the following:
- a CDS encoding tetratricopeptide repeat protein, with protein sequence MNSDLGFTESGDTVVSMTDSFSKSLATGFKHFQKVPAQPCFHIMTICCLLATLWGCATTQTRSRVHSGPAGVQKISMPGTVIRMTPDPIILEKVYDAPRLFHLAGEAERRKESALAIVLYKKLIEEFDNVDYQQVSLFNLGMLHEDKEKWAEAIGYYEQVIKLYDGMPIDEDQLYFDTFMRLGVCFAKLERWWDAVYAFENLVSLEWIDEQDRMEIQLGKGITFEGAGETTLAESAYSRVLSLYRRLQRGIGGDRTMAAEAAFRLGEMTRKKYEAVELSYPIELLRERLETKCGFLLTAQNRYLRSIRFGDGHTMAAAGYRLGDLYEDLYQTIVSFEPPEELSEDQIELYDEEVRRKVIVLLKKAIRIYEKSLKLGKRLQSSESWLIQLERALSRMKTLYLEEEAAFKDPL encoded by the coding sequence TTGAACTCTGATTTGGGGTTTACCGAGTCTGGCGATACAGTCGTCTCGATGACCGACTCTTTCAGCAAATCCCTAGCTACAGGCTTTAAACACTTCCAAAAAGTGCCGGCTCAACCCTGTTTTCATATCATGACGATTTGCTGTTTGCTGGCAACGCTTTGGGGCTGTGCGACGACTCAAACTCGGTCGCGAGTTCATTCAGGCCCCGCAGGTGTGCAAAAAATATCGATGCCGGGAACCGTCATCCGCATGACTCCGGACCCCATTATTCTAGAAAAGGTATACGATGCCCCAAGGCTTTTTCATCTCGCTGGGGAAGCCGAGCGCCGTAAGGAGTCGGCGCTTGCGATTGTACTTTATAAGAAGCTGATTGAAGAGTTTGATAATGTGGATTACCAGCAGGTGAGTCTCTTCAACCTTGGTATGCTTCATGAAGACAAAGAAAAGTGGGCTGAGGCCATTGGGTACTATGAGCAGGTGATTAAGCTCTACGATGGAATGCCAATCGACGAGGACCAGCTTTATTTTGATACGTTTATGCGTTTGGGGGTCTGCTTTGCCAAGCTCGAACGCTGGTGGGACGCGGTTTACGCTTTTGAGAATCTTGTCAGTTTAGAGTGGATTGATGAGCAAGACCGGATGGAAATTCAGCTGGGCAAGGGGATTACCTTCGAGGGAGCTGGTGAAACCACTTTGGCTGAGTCTGCTTATTCAAGAGTTTTAAGTCTTTATCGACGTTTGCAACGAGGAATCGGCGGCGACAGGACGATGGCTGCAGAAGCAGCTTTTCGCCTCGGGGAAATGACGCGGAAAAAATATGAGGCGGTGGAATTAAGCTACCCTATTGAACTGCTACGAGAGCGGCTTGAAACCAAGTGTGGATTTTTACTGACGGCTCAAAATCGCTACCTGCGTTCGATTCGATTTGGTGACGGCCACACCATGGCCGCTGCTGGTTACCGATTGGGTGATTTATACGAGGACCTTTATCAAACCATCGTTTCTTTTGAGCCTCCCGAGGAGCTAAGCGAAGACCAGATAGAGCTTTATGACGAGGAAGTGCGCCGAAAGGTGATTGTATTACTCAAAAAGGCCATCCGGATTTACGAAAAATCTTTAAAATTGGGGAAAAGGCTTCAAAGTAGCGAAAGCTGGCTTATCCAATTGGAAAGGGCGTTATCTCGCATGAAAACTCTTTATTTAGAGGAAGAAGCGGCCTTTAAAGACCCGCTCTAG
- a CDS encoding YihA family ribosome biogenesis GTP-binding protein, whose amino-acid sequence MAPRFIASSPNFSKLPVLDLPEIAFAGRSNVGKSSLIGRLIGQASLVRTSRTPGRTQMLNLFQVDNRWAFVDLPGYGYAKLSKTQRKELQIMIADYLARRDTLRAVVLVLDARRTKVSDDDLTAVDWVAHHNRLLVPAITKSDLVPKNKRLNHVRQIEKQLQVQAGTAVVCSAKSGEGKRALYSRLIEVCGL is encoded by the coding sequence ATGGCACCGCGATTTATTGCATCCTCCCCAAATTTTTCGAAATTACCGGTACTTGATTTGCCGGAAATTGCTTTCGCTGGCCGTTCCAATGTTGGCAAGAGTTCGCTTATCGGTCGTCTCATTGGGCAAGCAAGTCTGGTAAGGACGTCCCGTACTCCGGGTCGAACGCAGATGTTGAACCTCTTTCAGGTTGATAACCGCTGGGCTTTTGTTGATTTACCGGGTTACGGCTACGCCAAACTTTCCAAAACTCAGCGCAAAGAACTTCAAATTATGATTGCTGACTATTTGGCGCGTCGAGATACCCTGCGAGCAGTTGTTCTGGTTCTTGATGCTCGGCGCACGAAGGTGAGCGACGATGACCTGACGGCCGTTGATTGGGTAGCCCATCATAATCGCTTGCTCGTTCCCGCTATTACAAAATCCGACTTGGTGCCGAAGAACAAGCGTCTAAACCATGTTCGTCAGATTGAAAAACAACTTCAGGTTCAGGCCGGCACCGCCGTGGTCTGCTCCGCTAAAAGTGGTGAAGGCAAACGCGCGCTATACAGCCGCCTGATAGAGGTCTGCGGATTGTGA
- a CDS encoding cobalamin-binding protein, which produces MSLYPKRIICLTEETTETLYLLGEEDRIIGISGFTYRPPEARKNKPKVSAFVDADIPKIEALSPDLILAFSDIQADITRELVKRGHTVMTFNQRSLDEIYRAIITTGAFVGRSQEAKSLVESYQERITKIQARTKRYPKRLKVYFEEWPDPMISTIRWVSELIEIAGGEDIFKELREAGLAKGRIINPADVVERAPDIIIGSWCGKMVKKQEILERDGWDSIPAIKNNQVHEINSTLILQPGPAALTDGLDALVSIIENALEKTA; this is translated from the coding sequence GTGTCGCTTTATCCAAAACGAATCATATGCCTTACGGAAGAAACCACTGAAACTCTTTACCTCTTAGGTGAGGAAGACCGAATCATTGGAATCTCTGGATTTACTTATCGGCCACCCGAGGCTCGAAAAAATAAGCCCAAGGTAAGCGCATTTGTAGATGCAGATATTCCAAAGATTGAAGCTCTGAGCCCAGACCTAATCTTGGCCTTTTCCGACATCCAAGCTGATATCACCCGTGAACTGGTCAAGCGTGGCCATACGGTGATGACGTTTAATCAGCGCAGTCTCGATGAGATTTACCGTGCAATTATAACCACCGGTGCTTTCGTGGGGCGCAGCCAAGAGGCCAAGTCATTGGTGGAGAGCTACCAGGAACGCATTACGAAGATTCAGGCTCGAACCAAGCGCTACCCCAAGCGTCTGAAGGTTTATTTCGAAGAGTGGCCTGACCCGATGATTTCGACCATTCGCTGGGTGTCTGAACTCATTGAAATAGCAGGTGGTGAGGATATTTTTAAAGAGCTTCGAGAAGCCGGTCTGGCCAAGGGTAGAATTATCAATCCTGCAGATGTTGTGGAAAGAGCGCCGGATATCATTATCGGTTCTTGGTGCGGTAAAATGGTAAAGAAGCAAGAGATACTTGAACGAGATGGCTGGGACTCAATCCCAGCAATAAAAAATAACCAAGTTCATGAAATCAACAGCACATTGATTTTGCAACCAGGGCCAGCTGCTCTCACGGACGGTTTGGATGCCCTCGTATCAATTATTGAAAACGCACTAGAGAAAACGGCTTAG
- a CDS encoding cyclic nucleotide-binding domain-containing protein, translated as MISTVEKVLFLKGVDLFKNIPGEELTHIARITDEVEYGTESTIFAEGDQGDAMYLIVEGNVRVHAGSQQLAELGTKQCFGEMSILDAEPRSASVTALSELILLKILNSDFGEILNEKPEISQGIIKVLTRRLREANKR; from the coding sequence GTGATCAGTACCGTTGAAAAAGTGTTGTTTCTAAAAGGCGTCGACCTTTTCAAAAACATCCCCGGTGAAGAACTCACCCACATCGCTCGGATTACTGACGAAGTGGAATACGGAACTGAATCAACTATCTTCGCAGAAGGTGACCAAGGCGATGCAATGTACCTGATTGTTGAAGGTAATGTGCGCGTCCATGCCGGCTCACAGCAGCTCGCTGAACTGGGTACCAAACAATGCTTCGGAGAAATGTCCATTCTTGATGCGGAACCTCGCTCGGCTTCGGTGACAGCACTCTCAGAACTTATCCTTCTCAAAATCCTAAACAGCGATTTTGGAGAAATTCTAAACGAAAAACCAGAAATCTCGCAGGGAATCATAAAGGTTCTTACCCGGCGTCTACGCGAGGCCAACAAACGCTAA
- the rimI gene encoding ribosomal protein S18-alanine N-acetyltransferase, whose product MLIRRAQGDDLAPLREFVEAQPLGTGWTPDSLADTLQNPQDSIWLGFDQVSRLQAILITRVVAGEAELLNIVVAEGMRRKGWGRALVGEWVASMKKELVKRLFLEVRVSNLPAITLYENFGFSEVGRRARYYQPDQEDALVLARSL is encoded by the coding sequence ATGCTGATTCGTCGTGCGCAGGGTGACGACCTGGCTCCTCTTAGGGAGTTCGTTGAGGCTCAACCTCTTGGGACCGGGTGGACTCCAGATAGCCTAGCGGACACTCTGCAAAACCCCCAAGACTCCATTTGGCTTGGCTTCGATCAAGTGAGCCGACTCCAAGCTATCTTGATTACGCGCGTGGTCGCGGGTGAGGCCGAACTTCTCAATATTGTGGTGGCCGAAGGAATGCGGCGTAAGGGCTGGGGCCGCGCCTTGGTAGGGGAGTGGGTTGCGTCTATGAAAAAAGAGTTGGTCAAACGCCTCTTCCTTGAGGTTCGTGTTTCTAACTTGCCCGCAATTACTCTCTACGAAAACTTCGGATTCAGTGAAGTGGGCCGTAGGGCGAGATATTACCAGCCCGATCAAGAAGACGCATTGGTGCTCGCACGCTCGCTTTAG
- a CDS encoding uracil-DNA glycosylase, giving the protein MLKGGAKLPGQNDSAVASSGQSGDSKLSPLHQAQSNLVLGAGNPNARLMFVGEAPRRDVELLGEPFVGPAGDLLTKMIQAMGLERSDVYLTNVVKRRRARQNQTESVSPDACKAVLSQQIDVIRPEVIVTFGEFATELLLGDNTPISKMRGQWCESEGVAVMPTFHPNELLRDAAKKKPVWMDLQVVMHRLGLKRPGS; this is encoded by the coding sequence ATGCTAAAAGGCGGTGCTAAGCTGCCTGGTCAAAACGACTCGGCGGTCGCAAGCTCCGGGCAATCCGGCGATTCCAAGCTCAGCCCACTGCATCAAGCTCAAAGTAATTTGGTCTTAGGAGCGGGTAATCCGAATGCGCGATTGATGTTTGTAGGCGAGGCACCAAGACGAGATGTAGAGCTTTTGGGTGAACCCTTTGTGGGACCGGCCGGAGATCTCTTAACGAAGATGATTCAAGCCATGGGCCTTGAGCGCTCTGACGTGTACCTTACAAATGTTGTGAAACGGCGGCGCGCTCGCCAAAATCAGACTGAGTCGGTCTCACCAGACGCTTGTAAAGCGGTCCTAAGCCAACAGATAGATGTGATTCGTCCAGAAGTGATTGTGACTTTCGGGGAATTCGCGACCGAGCTCTTACTCGGTGACAACACGCCGATTTCTAAGATGCGAGGGCAGTGGTGTGAGTCTGAGGGCGTGGCTGTGATGCCAACTTTTCATCCCAACGAGCTTTTACGTGATGCTGCTAAAAAGAAACCTGTTTGGATGGATCTTCAGGTTGTCATGCACCGCCTCGGTTTAAAGCGGCCCGGTTCATAG
- the rpoC gene encoding DNA-directed RNA polymerase subunit beta' yields MKDIFSFFEKPKDPVHFNAIRVSIASPEKIREWSHGEVKKPETINYRTFKPERDGLFCARIFGPIKDYECLCGKYKRMKHRGIVCEKCGVEVIQSKVRRERLGHINLATPVAHIWFLRSVPSRIGAVLDMTMRELEKVLYCEAYTVTDPGKVELVPGQILTEDEYQELVTEHGPGSFEANMGGDAIRDLLRNCDIEAMCGVLREGMVTTTSEAKRKKLAKRLKVCEAIRDSGNRAEWLMLEVIPVLPPDLRPLVPLDGGRFATSDLNDLYRRVINRNNRLKRLQELNAPEIIIRNEKRMLQEAVDALFDNGRRGKSITGPSKRPLKSLSDMIKGKQGRFRQNLLGKRVDYSARSVIVVGPELKLHQCGLPKVMALELFKPFIYNKLEERGYVTTIKSAKKMVEKAMPEVWDILDEVIREHPVMLNRAPTLHRLGIQAFEPVLIEGKAIRLHPLVCTAFNADFDGDQMAVHVPLSVEAQLETRVLMMSTNNILSPANGRPIIVPTQDIVLGCYYMTRERPGMVGAGMRFASIDEARAAYDQGVVSLQASVKCKVDGENVDTTVGRLLMYEIVPKGLPFALVNQVMDKKALGSLIDACYRNCGQKSTVLLADALRSMGYDNATRAGISIAIKDMEIPKKKDAFIDKAQDQVGEIENQYNEGLITDGERYNKVIDIWSRVAEELEVELMNNIASDSYTDENGEEKPIASMNSVYIMADSGARGSRQQIKQLAGMRGLMAKPSGEIIETPITANFREGLSVLQYFISTHGARKGLADTALKTANSGYLTRRLVDVAQDTVVVEYDCGTLDGIEIEALIEAGEVIEPLGDRILGRAALEDIVHPHTEQVLVAAGEMIDEAKVIEINNSPIRRVRVRSPLTCQVKRGICVECYGRDLSRGHKVNIGEAVGVIAAQSIGEPGTQLTMRTFHIGGIASGRAAQSTLEARGNGTIRYMGLNTITKVDGQIVVMNRNGEVAIIDEGGRERERYSVNYGATMKVPDGEQVVSGGIICEWDPFASPILTEVAGKVQFGDLIEGVTTQEQIDDITGLARRTVMESKDKDTRPRLQITADDGQILKIPGSENEARYYLPIGTNITAADGDDMEAGDVIAKIPRETTKDKDITGGLPRVAELFEARKPKEHALISEIDGTVQFGKDTKGKRKVIVVPDIGDPAEYLVAKGRHLTVQENDRVRAGEPLMDGPNNPHDILRVLGEKALGKYLTDEIQEVYRLQGVRINDKHIETIVRQMLRRVRIKDVGDTKFLVEEQVEKTVFEAENERIMNDGGKPAIGEPMLLGITKASLSTESFISASSFQETTKVLTEASLAGKVDVLQGLKENVIMGRLVPAGTGLTGYGRLSSVVDPELLEEDEEYEMTIEDREGPLLANLPGIAVNQ; encoded by the coding sequence GTGAAGGATATATTTTCATTCTTCGAGAAGCCCAAAGACCCAGTTCACTTCAATGCGATTCGCGTTTCGATTGCGAGTCCAGAGAAAATTCGTGAATGGTCACATGGCGAAGTAAAGAAACCAGAAACCATCAACTACCGGACATTTAAGCCCGAGCGTGATGGTCTCTTTTGTGCACGTATCTTTGGACCAATCAAAGATTACGAATGCCTTTGCGGTAAGTACAAGCGGATGAAACACCGCGGTATCGTATGTGAAAAATGCGGTGTTGAGGTTATTCAGTCGAAGGTTCGTCGTGAGCGTTTAGGTCACATCAACCTGGCCACTCCTGTAGCGCATATTTGGTTCCTGCGTTCTGTACCATCTCGAATTGGTGCAGTTCTCGACATGACCATGCGTGAACTTGAGAAGGTTCTCTACTGCGAAGCTTATACGGTAACTGATCCAGGCAAAGTGGAATTGGTTCCAGGTCAGATTCTGACTGAAGACGAATACCAAGAGCTTGTTACTGAGCACGGCCCAGGTTCATTTGAAGCCAACATGGGTGGTGACGCGATTCGTGACCTTCTACGTAACTGCGACATTGAAGCAATGTGCGGTGTTTTACGTGAAGGCATGGTTACAACAACTTCAGAAGCGAAGCGTAAGAAGCTTGCCAAGCGTCTGAAGGTTTGTGAAGCGATTCGTGATTCGGGCAACCGAGCTGAGTGGTTGATGCTGGAAGTTATTCCTGTTCTTCCTCCAGATCTTCGCCCATTGGTACCTCTCGATGGCGGCCGTTTTGCAACGTCTGACCTTAACGACTTGTATCGACGCGTTATCAACCGCAACAACCGACTTAAGCGTCTTCAAGAGTTGAACGCTCCTGAAATCATTATCCGTAACGAAAAGCGTATGCTTCAAGAAGCAGTCGACGCACTGTTCGATAACGGTCGTCGTGGTAAGAGCATCACTGGACCAAGCAAGCGTCCATTGAAGTCACTCTCCGACATGATTAAAGGTAAGCAAGGTCGATTCCGTCAGAACCTTCTTGGTAAGCGTGTTGATTATTCTGCACGTTCAGTCATCGTTGTTGGTCCAGAGCTTAAGCTCCACCAGTGCGGTCTACCAAAGGTTATGGCTCTCGAGCTATTCAAGCCGTTTATTTACAATAAGCTTGAAGAACGCGGCTACGTTACAACCATCAAGAGTGCGAAGAAGATGGTTGAAAAGGCTATGCCAGAGGTTTGGGATATCCTCGACGAAGTTATTCGCGAGCACCCGGTTATGCTTAACCGTGCACCAACGCTTCACCGCTTAGGTATCCAGGCATTTGAACCTGTACTGATTGAAGGTAAAGCAATTCGCTTACACCCACTCGTTTGTACAGCATTCAACGCCGACTTTGACGGTGACCAGATGGCGGTTCACGTGCCTCTCTCAGTAGAAGCACAGCTTGAAACCCGTGTTCTAATGATGTCTACAAACAACATTTTGAGCCCAGCCAACGGTCGTCCAATTATCGTACCTACTCAAGATATCGTCTTGGGTTGTTACTACATGACTCGTGAGCGTCCAGGAATGGTCGGCGCGGGTATGCGGTTTGCTAGCATCGATGAGGCGCGCGCAGCATACGACCAAGGTGTTGTAAGCTTACAAGCTTCGGTGAAGTGCAAAGTCGACGGCGAGAACGTAGATACTACGGTTGGTCGTTTGCTGATGTACGAAATCGTCCCTAAGGGATTGCCCTTTGCTCTGGTTAACCAGGTCATGGACAAGAAGGCTTTGGGTTCGTTGATTGACGCTTGCTATCGTAACTGTGGTCAGAAATCGACAGTTCTTCTTGCGGACGCTTTGAGAAGCATGGGTTATGACAACGCGACTCGCGCTGGTATCTCCATTGCTATCAAGGACATGGAAATCCCGAAGAAGAAGGATGCTTTCATCGATAAAGCACAGGACCAAGTGGGTGAAATCGAAAACCAGTATAACGAAGGTCTGATTACAGACGGTGAGCGTTATAATAAGGTTATTGATATTTGGTCACGGGTTGCTGAAGAGCTTGAAGTTGAGTTGATGAATAACATCGCCAGCGACAGCTACACAGATGAAAATGGCGAGGAAAAGCCAATTGCATCCATGAACTCAGTTTATATCATGGCTGATTCAGGTGCTCGTGGTTCTCGTCAGCAGATTAAGCAACTTGCAGGTATGCGAGGCTTGATGGCGAAACCATCTGGTGAAATTATCGAAACACCGATTACGGCGAACTTCCGTGAAGGCTTGAGCGTACTTCAGTACTTCATCTCCACACACGGTGCTCGTAAGGGTCTAGCAGATACAGCCTTGAAAACAGCAAACTCAGGTTATCTAACGCGTCGTCTCGTTGACGTTGCACAAGACACAGTTGTTGTTGAATACGATTGCGGTACTCTTGATGGTATTGAAATCGAGGCATTGATTGAAGCTGGTGAAGTCATTGAGCCATTGGGTGACCGTATTCTAGGTCGCGCAGCGCTTGAAGATATCGTTCATCCACACACTGAGCAGGTGCTCGTTGCCGCAGGTGAAATGATTGATGAAGCGAAGGTTATTGAAATCAATAACTCACCTATCCGACGTGTGCGGGTTCGTTCACCACTGACTTGTCAGGTGAAGCGAGGAATTTGCGTTGAGTGTTACGGTCGTGACCTTTCCCGAGGCCACAAGGTAAACATCGGTGAAGCGGTCGGCGTTATCGCTGCTCAGTCAATTGGTGAGCCAGGTACTCAGCTTACGATGCGTACATTCCACATTGGTGGTATTGCTTCGGGTCGTGCCGCTCAGTCTACTTTGGAAGCACGTGGTAACGGTACCATCCGATACATGGGCTTGAACACAATCACGAAGGTTGATGGTCAAATCGTTGTTATGAACCGTAACGGTGAAGTAGCAATTATTGACGAAGGCGGTCGTGAGCGTGAGCGCTACAGTGTAAACTACGGTGCAACCATGAAGGTGCCTGATGGCGAACAAGTGGTTTCCGGCGGAATCATTTGTGAGTGGGACCCCTTTGCATCTCCAATTCTTACAGAAGTTGCAGGTAAGGTTCAGTTTGGTGACCTTATTGAGGGTGTTACTACACAGGAACAGATTGATGATATCACCGGTCTTGCACGACGTACCGTTATGGAGTCGAAAGACAAGGATACTCGACCACGTTTACAAATCACCGCGGATGACGGCCAGATTCTTAAGATTCCTGGCAGCGAAAACGAGGCACGTTATTACTTGCCAATCGGTACCAACATCACAGCCGCAGATGGCGATGATATGGAAGCCGGTGACGTTATTGCGAAGATTCCTCGTGAGACAACGAAAGATAAAGATATTACAGGTGGTCTGCCACGGGTTGCTGAGCTCTTCGAAGCTCGCAAGCCGAAAGAGCACGCTTTGATTTCTGAAATCGATGGTACTGTCCAGTTCGGTAAGGACACCAAAGGTAAGCGAAAAGTTATCGTTGTACCTGATATCGGTGACCCTGCTGAGTACTTGGTGGCCAAAGGCCGTCACTTGACTGTCCAGGAAAATGACCGTGTTCGCGCGGGTGAGCCATTGATGGACGGTCCTAACAACCCACACGATATCCTTCGGGTTCTCGGTGAAAAAGCTCTCGGTAAGTACCTCACGGATGAAATCCAAGAAGTTTACCGTCTGCAGGGTGTTCGTATTAACGATAAGCACATCGAAACGATTGTTCGTCAGATGCTTCGTCGTGTTCGTATCAAGGATGTGGGCGATACGAAGTTCCTCGTAGAAGAGCAGGTTGAAAAGACTGTATTTGAAGCTGAGAACGAGCGCATCATGAATGATGGCGGTAAGCCAGCCATTGGTGAGCCAATGCTCTTGGGTATTACCAAAGCATCACTCTCAACCGAGTCTTTTATCTCTGCGTCTTCTTTCCAAGAGACTACCAAGGTTCTTACAGAAGCTTCATTGGCCGGTAAGGTTGACGTTCTTCAAGGACTTAAGGAAAACGTTATCATGGGACGTTTGGTGCCAGCAGGTACCGGACTGACCGGATATGGGCGATTGTCCAGCGTCGTTGACCCTGAGCTCCTCGAAGAGGACGAAGAGTATGAAATGACAATTGAGGATCGTGAAGGTCCGCTTTTGGCAAATCTGCCAGGAATTGCTGTTAACCAGTAA
- a CDS encoding quinone-dependent dihydroorotate dehydrogenase, which produces MYSLVRPVLFQFDAETAHNSVFKILRLTGSAGRMMATIAYGKPDKRLATHLAGMELTGPVGLAAGLDKNGVLARFWPVLGFGFIEMGTVTAHAQSGNPKPRMFRFPSHGALVNRMGFNNEGSEVLAQRLVELGSRDKSVGVPLGVNLGKSKITALEDAAEDYATSTKRVAGHCEYLVVNVSSPNTPGLRKLQDPEFLKDITAKVKAHSDIPVFVKLAPDLADEGLKHAVDVATHAGASGIIATNTTIDHHGIADVGAGGMSGKPLAKRSLEVIRAVSSMTDLPIIGVGGIASAEDAIAAIAAGAQAVQIYSALIFEGPGLVSRINAGILKEMNKRGIDTFDEFRAALQSA; this is translated from the coding sequence ATGTACAGTTTGGTTCGACCTGTTTTATTTCAATTTGATGCCGAAACGGCGCATAATTCAGTGTTTAAAATACTGCGCTTAACTGGCTCTGCGGGTCGTATGATGGCGACTATTGCCTACGGAAAACCAGATAAACGCTTGGCTACGCATCTGGCCGGTATGGAGCTTACGGGGCCTGTTGGGCTTGCTGCAGGCCTTGATAAAAATGGAGTGCTGGCTCGTTTTTGGCCAGTCCTTGGGTTTGGCTTCATTGAAATGGGTACAGTGACGGCGCACGCTCAGTCTGGAAACCCAAAGCCAAGAATGTTTCGCTTCCCCAGCCATGGCGCATTGGTCAACCGAATGGGCTTCAATAACGAAGGCTCTGAGGTTTTGGCGCAGCGCTTGGTTGAACTCGGTAGCCGCGATAAATCGGTTGGCGTACCCTTGGGCGTAAACCTTGGGAAGTCGAAGATTACAGCGCTTGAAGATGCTGCCGAGGATTACGCGACGAGCACCAAACGTGTTGCAGGACACTGCGAGTATTTGGTTGTGAATGTAAGTTCTCCAAACACGCCGGGGCTTCGAAAGCTCCAAGATCCCGAGTTTCTAAAAGACATCACCGCAAAGGTGAAAGCGCACAGCGATATTCCGGTTTTCGTTAAACTGGCACCTGATTTGGCAGACGAAGGCCTGAAGCATGCCGTGGACGTTGCAACGCACGCCGGGGCTTCTGGAATTATCGCCACGAATACCACCATCGATCACCACGGCATTGCCGATGTGGGCGCAGGCGGTATGTCGGGTAAGCCACTGGCAAAACGCTCGCTTGAGGTGATTCGAGCTGTATCGAGCATGACGGATTTACCGATTATTGGCGTGGGCGGTATTGCGAGTGCAGAGGACGCCATTGCAGCCATCGCCGCGGGTGCCCAAGCGGTACAAATTTACTCAGCACTTATTTTCGAAGGGCCTGGCTTGGTTTCACGAATCAACGCTGGCATCTTAAAAGAAATGAATAAGCGCGGAATCGATACGTTCGATGAGTTTCGGGCAGCTCTGCAATCAGCTTAG